The window CCTGACCCATATTATGGCTCCTGATGAAGAATATTTATGCAAAAGCGCATTCTTTTTCCATAAAAATTCTTATGATTAAGGTAATATAGACGAGTAATTTCAATCGGTCAAGCTAAATAGTATATTTATACGAAACCAGCCGGCAAAAAAACGGGCGGGACCTCCCAGCCCCGCCCGCAATGCTCTGCTTAACCTTATCTACACAACCCACTTATACTCGCCGTTGTTCTCTACCCCAAAGAAGTCTGCGTAGCTTAGCTTCCAGGGCGATTTTCCCAGCTTGTCGATCCGTATCTTGTTCTTGATCAAATGCTGCCAGAAGCCGCTGCCGCCGATCTCCCCTTGAAGGATAACCCCCGCCACCGCACCGTCACGGAGGATGAGCTTCCGGTAGTTATCCCGGTCTTCCTTAACAAGGACCTCGTCTCCCTCCTGGGGATTGATTGCCCCAACCGACAGAGTTAGAAGGTCGAAGAAGTTGACCGTATTTTTGATGGCGAACCGATCATCATAAGCCCATTTGGTACCGGTCATGTTGTAGGCGGCGTACTCCCCCTGCTTCTGGGCGTTGGGCCAGATGCCGGAAAGACCTGCGGCGTCCCCGGCGGCGTAGATACCCGGAACGCTGGTGGCAAGGTAGTCGTCCACCACCACCGCCCGTTCAGTCTTGACGCCGCTTCCTTCGAGGAAAGCTATGGCGGGGCGCACCCCAACGGCCATGACCACCATGTCGCAGGGAACGCTGTCCCCGCCCTCAAGCTCAACCGCAGTAATACTGCCCTTACCATCGCCCTTGGTACCTACTACTTTCCGGGCCAGGAGGAATTTCACCCCCTTCTCTTCAAACTTTTTCTGATAGGCACCGGCGGCGTGGGCGTCTACGTTGATGGCAAGCGCCGTGGGGGCCATTTCTATGAACGTAATCTTTTTGCCCAGCTCCAGCAGGGCATACCCTGCGTCCAGGCCCACCAAGCCCGCGCCGATGATGGCGATCTTGTCCGCCTTCTTTGCATAATCCGCTATTGCCCGGGCGTCGGAAAGGTGACGGAGGCCGAAGGCGTTCTTTGCGGTCCGCAGTTCCCCGATGGGCGGGGTCACGCTGTTTGAGCCGGTGGCGATGAGGATAGTGTCCCCGGAAGCAATTTTTTCATCCCCCGCATAGACCGTTTTACTGTCCGCATCAAGGCGGGTAAGGGTTTTCCCTTTTATCCAAGTAACATTTTTACGTTCTAAAAGATCGTCGTTAATAAAGTTGATGCTCGCCGCATCCCGCTCACCGGAGATGAACTTGTGGAGCATACACCGGGAGTAGACTTCCTCATCCTGGGAAACGATGATAATTTCATCCTGGGGCTTTTCCTTCAGAATCCTGTGGGCGGCGCTGATGCCCGCAGCGCCGGCGCCTAATATGAGATGTTTCATGCGCTTACCTCCTCAACATGGATAGCCTTCTTGGGGCAGACCCGTACGCAGTTCGGCCCCTCCGTATCATCCTTACAGAAATCACACTTGAGGATCCTCTTATGGGTGACCTTGTCGGGCTTGACGTTCCCGTAGGGACAGCTCATGACACACATAAAACAGGTTCCGCAGCGGCTTTCGTCGTACTGTACGTGACCGCTCACCGGATCCTTGCAGAGGGCCCCGGACATACAGGCGCCCACACAGTCCGGAACGGAACAGTGGCGGCAGAATATCGGAAAGTACCCGCCCTTACCGTTTGCAACAATGGTGTGCCGGGCCTCGTTTTTAGGGTCAAGAAGGTCAAGATCGTAGACGGTCCCCGGCGTTGCCCGATGGGCCTGCATACAGGCGACCGTACAGTTCTTACAGCCGTCGCATTTTTCCTGATCGATAATAATTCGTTTCATGCTCCGCCCCCTTAAATCTTTAAGGCCCTGCGTTTTTCCTGAATGATCTTCTCAAGCAGGTCCGCAGATTCTTTGGCGTCCGCATTGATGATTACCTGGCCGCCGGTGAGGGACTTCATGTCCTCTGTCAGTACCTGGGTAGCAACTTTACTGCCGGTGATGAAGGGCGGCAGTCCCAGGTGGAGGGGCAGGCCGAGGGCAAGGCCGAAGCAGCCGTCCGCCAGGGCCTGTTCTTCCAGCCACTGGGCTGCGGAAAGGACCAGGGGAAGCTGGGGTATGTCAATACCGATAGTTTCCGCAAGTTCGGTGGCCACAATCTCAAGCCGGCCTATGGCAAGGCAGGGACCAAAGTTGAGCACCGGCGGGATGCCGAGCTTTTTACAGACCGCCTTGAGTTTCGGGCCCGCAAGCTCCGCCGCTTCCGGAACCATGAGACCGCAGTTTTCGATGCCCCCGGAGGAACAGCCCGCGGTAAGAACAATAATGTCCCGGGCGATCAGTTCCTTTACCAGGGCAACGGTCAGCACATCGTGACCGCCGGCAACCAGGCTGGAACAGCCCACCACACCGGCAACACCTTTTATGTCGCCGGAAACGATCAGATCAACCAAGGGCTTCCAGTTGCCGCCGAGGAATTTCTTGAGGGATACTTCGCTTACCCCGGTAAGGTTGTTTTCGTAACCATGTTCCGGGAGCAGGTTCAGTTTTACTTTGGGCCGCCGTTCCTTGTAGGAAGCGATAATCGCGTCGATGATCTCCTCGCTGTGCTTGCCCCGTTCGGCAAACACAAACTGTTTGAGCTCCGCGTTGGCTTTTTTTGCCACATCGTCAATACAGATCTGCTTGATACTCAGGGTATCGCACACCGTTTCAATCCCCGGCAGGGTACAGTTAAATTCCGAAAGCACCGCGTCGATGGCGCCGGTGGCAAGGATAGCCTCGGAGGTATAGTTATTCCCCGCATGGCCGTTGAAGATCTCCGTGTAGTGGGCGCCCCGGAGCTGCAGGTCCTGGCCTACGCAGGTGCAGCCCACCAGCTTAAAGCCCTTGGCCCCAACGGCCTTCGCCTTGGCAACCACATCCGGGGCGATGAGCCGTTCCTGGAGATGCACAAACATGGTGTGCTGGTGGCCGGTGATCATAATATTGATGTAATCCGGATCGATAACCCGAAGGCCCACCGGGGCCATGCGGATCTCCGGCTCGCCGAGAAGCACATCGTTCAATAAGTTGGTAAGAGTAAGCCCGTAGATACCCGTGGAGATACCCAGGCGCAGGCAGTCGATCAGCATATTTACCGGGTCGGAGTTCAGGTTGGTGGAGCACTTGACCACCCCCTTAAAGACCTCGGACTTGGCGCCCCCGGGGAGTATCCCCAGTTCCTTCCATACCTTGAACCGGGGCGGGTAGGCCATCTTTTCCACCAGGTCCATCTTGACGTATTCCGGCTTGTAGAGATCCTCCAGAACCGCGTTAGCAACGTTGAGGGCCTTCTCGTGGTCATCCTTACCGCTGACGCCGAAGGTTTTGCAGAGCCGTTCCAGGGCGCCTAATCCCTTGAGCTTCCCCTTTTCCAGGGCGGTGTTTTTCAGGTTAAGGGCGGTGTTTTCCACCACATGGATATAACAGCCGGACCCCGCGGCTACCGCCCGCAGCAGGTTCCGGGTTACCATAACATCCGCAGTGGCCCCGCAGATACCCCGGGGGGATTCCGGCGTTATCCGGCAGGGACCGTTGGCGCAGAGCCTACAGCACACCCCCTGCAGGCCGAAACCGCATTTGGTTTCCTGGCTTTCCACCCGGTGGTGGGAAGTCTCCATCGGCAGCTTGGCGATAAAACCTTCCAGGGGTTTATCCGCGCTGGCACAGGTTGAGCACCCGTAGCAACTCTCATTCATAGCACACTCTCCTCAAAATGGTTTAATAAAAATCACTATGCCCCGCCGCGAACGGGGTATCATACAATTTCAGCTGGACTTTTTTCCTATAATTTGGTGATAAACACTATTATAAGTATAATGATACCGGATAAAATTGCCAAGATAAATTCTTATTTTATCGATAAATTTTAATCGAATCCGAACCAGTGACAGATAAAAGATTCCCAAAGAGCATAAAACAAAAAAGGCCGCCCTTTCGGACGGCCTTCATCTCCCTAGGTTTTATACCCAAGTCTTTTCTTAATAATCCATTCCACCCATGCCGCCCATTCCTCCGGGGGGCATCGCGGGGGCTTCCTTCTTCTCGGGAAGGTCCGTGATGGCGCACTCGGTAGTGAGGAGCAGGCTGGCGATGGAGGCAGCATTCTGCAGGGCAGAGCGGGTAACCTTGGCGGGGTCGATGATTCCGGCCTTGACCATGTCTACCCATTCCATCTTGGCGGCGTCAAAGCCGATACCCTTCTTTTCGGTCTTGGCTTTGTCGGCGATTACTGCGCCGTCTAAGCCGGCATTTTCGGCGATTTGGCGAATCGGTTCCTCCAGGGCGCGCTTTACAATCTTAAAGCCCACCTTCTCGTCGTCGGTAAGACCCGTGGTGTCCGCCTTGTCCAGGGCAATAGCGGCCTGGATCAATGCCAGCTCGCCGCCGGGGACGATGCCTTCCTCAATGGCCGCACGGGTGGCGCTCAGAGCGTCCTCTACCCGGTGCTTTTTCTCTTTCAGCTCCACCTCGGTGGCGGCGCCTACGTTGATTACCGCCACACCACCGGCGAGCTTGGCCAGCCGTTCCTGGAGCTTTTCCCGGTCGTAGTCGGAGGTGGTATCTTCGATCTGGGCCTTGATCTGGGCGATCCGGTCCTGGATTTCCTTGGCTTTTCCGGCACCGTTGATCACCGTGGTGTTGTCCTTGTCGATCTTTACGGTTTTAGCCTTACCAAGCTGAGAAATATCAGTGTTTTCAAGCTTGAGCCCCAGTTCTTCGGAAATAACTTCGCCGCCCGTGAGGATGGCAATGTCTTCCAGCATGGCCTTGCGGCGATCCCCGAAACCGGGGGCCTTGACCGCACAGGTCCGGAGGGTGCCCCGGAGGCTGTTCACTACCAGGGTGGAGAGGGCTTCGCCATCCACATCTTCCGCAATGATGAGCAGAGGCTTGCCGCTCTGGGCTATCTTCTCTAGCAGGGGAAGGAGGTCCTTCATGGAAGAGATTTTCTTGTCGTGGATGAGGATATACACATCTTCGTATACGCTGGTCATGGTGTCCCGGTCGGTAACGAAGTAGGCGGAGATATAACCCCGATCAAACTGCATACCTTCCACAAACTCGATGGTGGTGTCCATGGTCTTGGATTCCTCCACGGTAATGACCCCGTCTTTCCCGACCTTTTCCATGGCGTCGGCGATGGTATTGCCGATTTCACTGTCGTTGTTGGCGGAAACCGAAGCGACATGGGAAATTTCTTCCTTGTCCTTGATCTCCTTGGAATTCTTCCTGATTTCGTCTACGGCAATCTCAACCGCCTTGTCGATGCCCCGTTTCAGTTCGATGGGGGTCATCCCGGCGGCTACGGACTTAAGGCCTTCCTTTACCAGGGAGTAGGCCAGGACCGTGGCGGTGGTGGTACCGTCGCCGGCCACATCGTTGGTCTTTGTGGCCACTTCTTTGAGGAGCTGGGCTCCCATGTTTTCGTAGGGGTCCGCAAGCTCCACTTCCTTTGCCACGGAAACGCCGTCCTTGGTGACCGTGGGGGCGCCGAATTTCTTGTCCAGGAGGACATTCCGTCCCTTGGGACCAAGGGTGACCTTAACGGCCTTTGAAATCTGCTCAACCCCGGCAAGCAGTCTGCGCCGGGCTTCTTCGTTGAACAACAACTGTTTCGCCATGATTCTTTTCTCCTCTTTAATTACCGGACAAAAAACCGGTATAATCTGAAATGGATTAATGGTCTACATAAAGATGAGACCTGTGTTTAAAATACTAAAAATAGGGATTAACGGCAATAGAAAAAATGGAATTTGGTAAAAAGAGGGGATTTTTAATACTGAAAAAAGATAAAATTTTATAAAAATGGCATTTAATGAAAAAGACTGGTAAATAATTTGACAGAGGGGAGAAACGAGAGTAGAATTGGGGCGCGAATTATTTTCATACGAGATAACTGGAGGAGTTTATAAAAATGAGTGGAACCATGAAAGTGGCTATAATGACCGGCATCGGCAAAATGGATTTTGTACAAAGACCTATTCCTGTGCAGAAAAGCCATGAGGTGCTGGTGAAGGTAGAATATGTCGGGATTTGCGGCAGCGATTTGCACTATTATGAGGCGGGGGGGATAGGTAAAAACAGAGTTAAGCCTCCTTTTGTCCTTGGACACGAATCCGGCGGCGTGGTGGTGGAAGTCGGCGCCGATGTAAAAACCTTGAAGCCCGGGGATCGGGTCGCCCTTGAGCCGGGTATTGGCTGCGGGCATTGCGAATTCTGTACCACCGGCCGGTATCACCTTTGTCCGGATGTCATATTCTTTGCCACCCCACCGATTGACGGCGTTTTCCAGGAATACGTGGCCCATCCGGCCTCTTTGTGTTTTAAGATCCCCGAAAATATGGACACCATGGAAGCGGCCCTGATTGAGCCTCTGGCGGTGGGGTTTCATGCGGCAAACCGGGGGGAGGCCCATATCGGGCAGACCGCGGTGGTTTTCGGCTCCGGTTGTATCGGGCTTGTGTCCATGATGGCCCTGCGGGCTGAAGGCGTTTCCCGTGTTTATGTGGTGGATATAATGGAAAAAAGGCTCGAAAAAGCCCTGGAACTTGGCGCCACGGGGGTTATTAACGCAAAAAAGGAAGATGTTCTCGAGGCGGCGCGTAAATTGACCGGCGGCGCAGGTTTTGATTTGGCGGTGGAGACGGCGGGAACGGAAATAACCACACGGCAGGCCATTGAGGTGGCCAAAAAGGGTTCCAATGTCGTATTGGTGGGGTATTCTGCCACGGGCGAAGTAACCCTGCCCATCAGCCTTGCCCTGGACAAGGAATTAACCTTTAAAACTATCTTCCGGTATCATCATGTGTATCCCATGGCCATTGACGCTGTTTCTTCGGGAAAGGTCAACCTTAAGGGGGTGGTGACCAATGTGTTTGAATTTGATGATATTCAAAACGCCATGGATAGCAGCGTCCATGATAAAGCCAACATTGTTAAAGGTGTAATAAGAGTCAGTAAGTAGGATTGTCATTAAAGGAGTTAAAATTATGGAAAAATTACGGTTCGGGGTGCTTGGGACATCCGGTCATTATGAGCTTCGGGTGGCAACCCCGCTTAAGTCGTCTTTGTTGGTGGAGCCCTATGCCATAGCATCCAGAAATAAGGAAAAAGCCAAGGCCTATGCAAAAAAATGGGATTTTTCCGAGGTCTATGGGTCCTACGAAGACCTGTTGGCGGATCCTAAGGTAGATTTTGTCTATATACCCCTGCCGAATCATCTTCACGTGCAATATATCAAGAAAGCCGCCGATGCTGGAAAGCCCATTCTCTGTGAAAAGCCCCTGGGACTCAACGCCAAAGAAGCTGTTGAAGCGGCCGAATATTGTAAGAAAAAAGGGGTTCCCCTAATGGAAGCCTTTATGTACCGTTTCCACCCCCAATGGCAGCGGGCTGCGGAACTGGTGAAATGCGGCGAAATAGGAACGGTTATAGCCACCAACGGGTTGTTTTCGTATGACCTTAAGGATGGCAGTAACATCCGTAATATTGCCGCAGCGGGAGGGGGCGCCATTCTTGATATAGGCTGCTATACCGTATCCAGCGCCAGGCTGCTTATGGGCGCCGAACCGGAACGGGTCGTTGGGACCTTTGTATGGGACCCGGTGTTTAAGACCGATATTTTAGGTTCCGCCATTCTTGATTTTGGTAATGGACGCAGCTCCACCTTTACCGTGGGAACCCAGTTATATCCCTATCAGCGGGTTACCGCCGTAGGTGCAGGCGGTGCTCTTTCCATAAAGGTACCCTTTAATATGTTTGGGGATGTTCCCGGAGAGATAACTGTTATCAATGGTGTAGGTGAACGGATCATTGAAACTGAAATAATCGATCAGTATCTTTTGGAATTCGATGGATTCGCCGAATCGATTATCAATAAAACCGATGTACCCACTCCTGTTTGTGATGCAATTGCCAATATGGCTGTTTTGGATGCCCTCTTTGCCTCGGCGAAATCGGGTAAATGGGAACCGGTGACAAAATATTAGACGGGAGATGATAGTTTATGCATCTTTGTATTTACACCGATGGTGGTTGTTCCGGTAATCCCGGGCCCGGAGGATGGGCTTATGTGATTATCGGATCCGAAGAAAAGGGAAAGAAAAAGCCTAAGGTATCGCGGATGATACCGGGAGAACTATTCCCCCGGGAGGGTTCCGGGGAGCTGATCCGTGAAAAATGGGGAGCTGAGCGGAATACCACTAATAACCGGATGGAGCTTTACGCCGCCGTGGCTGCCCTGGAAGCCCTGACTAAGCTGGACCTTTCCCCGGAGACGGTAACGGTTTATACCGATTCCCAGTATGTTCAGAAGGGTATGACCGAGTGGATCAAAAGCTGGAAACAGAACGGCTGGCGAACCAGCGATAGAAAACCCGTTAAAAACCAGGAGCTTTGGCTCCGCTTGGATGAACTGGCCCCGAACTTCGCCGTTAAATGGCAATGGGTCCGGGGCCACGCGGGTAACGAGTTCAACGAACGCTGCGACCAAATGACCCAGGAAGCAATAGCGAGCCTGAAGAAGAGGCGGTAAGGGGATAGGGTTTCCCCCTCTATTCCCTTTTATCTTCTTCTAAAGCGGCGGTTAAAAGTTCCAGGAGTTTAGCCGCCTCTTCCTTAGAAAGGGTGATTCCTTTTCCCATTTTCTCGTGGTCCGGGGCCCAATCCCGTATATCCAGTTTGGGACTCCTTCCGTTCCATGACACCAGATTCAGCTCCTTTTTCCATCCGTTCCTTTCTTCCGAAAGGGTACCGTAATTTTTATGAATATCGTGGGTAATATCCGGCATAAAAAACGCATCCTTTTAATTATTTTTGGTAATATCAATATATAAGCGTTTTCCCCTTAAGGCAAAGGTTTTTAATGGGAGAAATGACAAAAGTAATGGAATATCTTGCTGTTAATTCTAAAACGACTTACACTTAATGAATGAAAATGAATACTGTTTTTGCGGGATTTTTTGTTTCCCTGTTGGTCATATCCTGTGGGAGTCAGCCGACTGTTGTAGACCCCCCCCAGGATCAGAGGGAGCCTTTAAAGGGCGTTGAAATTGATTACGACCGGGAACCCCCGGATCAGGCGGCGCTTGAGGCTCTCCGGAGTGCCCTAAGCCGGGTGGAGTTGTCCAGAAAACAGGCTCTGGATATTGACGCTCCCGGTTACTTCCCTCCGGAATGGGAAGCTGCGGAGGGGCAATACGCCTCCGCTAAGGGAAATGCAAAAGATGGGACCCTGGGGGATGTGAAAAATACGATAGCCCTCTACGAAGCTGCGGCGGAGAGCTACGATACTGCAGCCCGCCGGTGCCTGCCCCTTTATTACCAGGATCTGTCGGAGGAGATACTCCAGGCCAGAAGCGAGGCGATTGACGCCGGAATCAGGGGCCTTTCCCCCGACCGGCTTGAAGCTGCGGATCTGCTTATCGATGAAGCCCTGGCGTTCTACGAAGCAGGGGAGTCGGCAAATGCCGGTGCGGAAAATTACTATGCCGCGGCGGAATTGGCCTTTGGCGCCCTGGACAGGTACTATGCCTTGAGTATGGGTATCCGCGCCTATAGGATTAGGGAAGAAATTGAGGAACGGGACTTTGCGCAGTACGATTCGGGCAATTACGATCGGGCTGATGGGTCCATGCGCAATGGTCTCGCCGCCTATGACAGCGGGGATACGGAAAAGGCGGTGGGCGAGGCGGAAGAGGCCTTCCTCCGGTATACGCTGGTAATTAACAAAGGGTGGCTTAGCTTTGCCGGAGACCTGCAAGTATCCGCTGAGACAGCGCGCCGAAAGGCCTTAAACGCCAAGGCCAATGTGGCGGTCAGACAGGAATTCAGCGATGCCGATGGGGTTTATACCCGGGGAACTGTCGCCTATAATGACCAGGATTATGCCGGGGCTTCGGAACATTTCTCCCAGGTAATTCCCCTGTTTCTCACCGCTGCAAGAAATGCCGAGCTAAAGCGGGTAGTGGCTGAGGATGCTATCTCGACAGCCGAAACCAGGATAAGCAAAAGTGAAGAAACTGCGCGGGAAGCGGAGATTGTTTTACAGGGAGGAGTGCAATGAAACGGGGCGTGTTAATTTTATTAATTCTCTTTGCCTGTGGACTTTCAACGGTTTTTTCGCAGGAAGCTCCTGCGGATGTACGGAATAACCGGTACTATCTGGAGAGTGTGCGCCTTACCAAGCTGGCCCAGGAAAGTTACAGCTACGGTGATTACGACACCTCCGCCAATTATGCCGACGAAGCGCTCAGGTATGCCCAGCTATCGGATGAATATGTGGCGCTGCAGTTGAAAATAAAAGAGACCGATGATGCCATCGCCGCCGCGAAGATCCGTATTGACTGGGCGGTTTCGGTTGACGCTCCCCGGACATATCCGGAGGAATACGGAAAGTCGGAACAGGCTTATAACGAGGCGATTTCCTTCCGGGGTGAAGAATCCTGGGACGAGGCTATCGCCGCAGCCCGGCGGGTAATTGATTTCCTGGCCTATATTACCGGCCCTATACCGGCGCCCGCAGTTGTAATCGTTCCTGCGCCGGATCCCGCTCCGCCCGGAAAATCGGTATTACCCGCCCGGTATACGGTCCGCCCTTGGGCCAGTTCCAAGGACTGTCTCTGGAATATCGCCGGACGTTCCTGGGCTTACGGGGATCCCCATAAATGGCGGCTGATCTACAATGCGAATAAGGCAAAATTTCCTACCCCGGATAATCCCAACATCATAGAGCCGGGGATGGTTCTGGATATTCCCAGCGCTCAGGGTGAAAGCCGGGAAGGACTCTGGGACGCAGACAAAACCTACGAGTCTATTCGGTAGCCTGTAAATAGAGGCTGTATGCCGAGGCCATGAGGGCGTGTACATAGGGTGGACGCCCCAGGCCTTGGAATACTTCCCGGATCGGTACCAATTCTATGTCCACATATTCATCGTCATCCAAGTCCTGTGTGTCCAGGGCTCGTAAATCTTCGGCCAAAAAGAAATGAACATGGTTGGCCATAATTGCCGGGTTGGGGCTGAATACCCCGATTTTCCGGATTTTCCCCGGTGTATAGGCGGTTTCTTCCCGCATTTCCCGGGCTGCCGCTTCCAGTGCATCTTCCCCGGGCTCAAAAACTCCACCGGGAAATTCCAGGCTTAGTTCCTGGGAACCGTGGCGCCATTGGCGGACCATCACAAATTCCTTCCCCCGCTCTGTTTCAATTACCGGTACCACGATAGCCCAGTCCGGGGCGTCGATAACTGTAAAAACCCGGGACTCTCCCTCCGGTGATTTGCAGGTGGTGTCCCGGATCGACAAAACCCGGGAGCGGTAGACCTCTCGCCGGGATTCTTCGTGCCAGATAAGGTGGGCCGCTGATTCATGGTTGTTGCTCATGGGGATATGGTATATTTTTAGGGGTTTTTCGTATATGGCTTCGGACTTAGTAGTCGGATCGCAGTTTGCGGGAATACACCCGGTATGGTATACTAAATTTTAACGGAGCGAGGCAAAATGGTGGGAACCGTGTATGAAGAAATCATCAGGTGGGGCGTATTTTGTAACGTATCGGGCGCAGGGGGATTTTCCGGTTAGTTTTGACAATTCCCCGCTAAGGTCTTATGCTTTGTACATACGGTATAAAGCCGAGGAGGATTTTATGGCAATCATTACAATTTCACGTCAGTTGGCATCTCTTGGTGATGAAACCGCTAACGAATTGGCAAAACTACTGGATTACCGTTTTGTGGATAAGCTTAGCCTGGAGGAGCGGATAAAGTCCTACGGCGTTGAGGGGCGTAAGCTCGAAAAATACGATGAACGGAAGCCGTCATTTTTTGCGTCCC is drawn from Treponema primitia ZAS-1 and contains these coding sequences:
- a CDS encoding YdbC family protein encodes the protein MPDITHDIHKNYGTLSEERNGWKKELNLVSWNGRSPKLDIRDWAPDHEKMGKGITLSKEEAAKLLELLTAALEEDKRE
- the cooS gene encoding anaerobic carbon-monoxide dehydrogenase catalytic subunit — encoded protein: MNESCYGCSTCASADKPLEGFIAKLPMETSHHRVESQETKCGFGLQGVCCRLCANGPCRITPESPRGICGATADVMVTRNLLRAVAAGSGCYIHVVENTALNLKNTALEKGKLKGLGALERLCKTFGVSGKDDHEKALNVANAVLEDLYKPEYVKMDLVEKMAYPPRFKVWKELGILPGGAKSEVFKGVVKCSTNLNSDPVNMLIDCLRLGISTGIYGLTLTNLLNDVLLGEPEIRMAPVGLRVIDPDYINIMITGHQHTMFVHLQERLIAPDVVAKAKAVGAKGFKLVGCTCVGQDLQLRGAHYTEIFNGHAGNNYTSEAILATGAIDAVLSEFNCTLPGIETVCDTLSIKQICIDDVAKKANAELKQFVFAERGKHSEEIIDAIIASYKERRPKVKLNLLPEHGYENNLTGVSEVSLKKFLGGNWKPLVDLIVSGDIKGVAGVVGCSSLVAGGHDVLTVALVKELIARDIIVLTAGCSSGGIENCGLMVPEAAELAGPKLKAVCKKLGIPPVLNFGPCLAIGRLEIVATELAETIGIDIPQLPLVLSAAQWLEEQALADGCFGLALGLPLHLGLPPFITGSKVATQVLTEDMKSLTGGQVIINADAKESADLLEKIIQEKRRALKI
- a CDS encoding NAD(P)/FAD-dependent oxidoreductase; amino-acid sequence: MKHLILGAGAAGISAAHRILKEKPQDEIIIVSQDEEVYSRCMLHKFISGERDAASINFINDDLLERKNVTWIKGKTLTRLDADSKTVYAGDEKIASGDTILIATGSNSVTPPIGELRTAKNAFGLRHLSDARAIADYAKKADKIAIIGAGLVGLDAGYALLELGKKITFIEMAPTALAINVDAHAAGAYQKKFEEKGVKFLLARKVVGTKGDGKGSITAVELEGGDSVPCDMVVMAVGVRPAIAFLEGSGVKTERAVVVDDYLATSVPGIYAAGDAAGLSGIWPNAQKQGEYAAYNMTGTKWAYDDRFAIKNTVNFFDLLTLSVGAINPQEGDEVLVKEDRDNYRKLILRDGAVAGVILQGEIGGSGFWQHLIKNKIRIDKLGKSPWKLSYADFFGVENNGEYKWVV
- a CDS encoding 4Fe-4S dicluster domain-containing protein, which gives rise to MKRIIIDQEKCDGCKNCTVACMQAHRATPGTVYDLDLLDPKNEARHTIVANGKGGYFPIFCRHCSVPDCVGACMSGALCKDPVSGHVQYDESRCGTCFMCVMSCPYGNVKPDKVTHKRILKCDFCKDDTEGPNCVRVCPKKAIHVEEVSA
- a CDS encoding ribonuclease H family protein, whose translation is MHLCIYTDGGCSGNPGPGGWAYVIIGSEEKGKKKPKVSRMIPGELFPREGSGELIREKWGAERNTTNNRMELYAAVAALEALTKLDLSPETVTVYTDSQYVQKGMTEWIKSWKQNGWRTSDRKPVKNQELWLRLDELAPNFAVKWQWVRGHAGNEFNERCDQMTQEAIASLKKRR
- a CDS encoding Gfo/Idh/MocA family protein; amino-acid sequence: MEKLRFGVLGTSGHYELRVATPLKSSLLVEPYAIASRNKEKAKAYAKKWDFSEVYGSYEDLLADPKVDFVYIPLPNHLHVQYIKKAADAGKPILCEKPLGLNAKEAVEAAEYCKKKGVPLMEAFMYRFHPQWQRAAELVKCGEIGTVIATNGLFSYDLKDGSNIRNIAAAGGGAILDIGCYTVSSARLLMGAEPERVVGTFVWDPVFKTDILGSAILDFGNGRSSTFTVGTQLYPYQRVTAVGAGGALSIKVPFNMFGDVPGEITVINGVGERIIETEIIDQYLLEFDGFAESIINKTDVPTPVCDAIANMAVLDALFASAKSGKWEPVTKY
- a CDS encoding LysM peptidoglycan-binding domain-containing protein, whose product is MKRGVLILLILFACGLSTVFSQEAPADVRNNRYYLESVRLTKLAQESYSYGDYDTSANYADEALRYAQLSDEYVALQLKIKETDDAIAAAKIRIDWAVSVDAPRTYPEEYGKSEQAYNEAISFRGEESWDEAIAAARRVIDFLAYITGPIPAPAVVIVPAPDPAPPGKSVLPARYTVRPWASSKDCLWNIAGRSWAYGDPHKWRLIYNANKAKFPTPDNPNIIEPGMVLDIPSAQGESREGLWDADKTYESIR
- the groL gene encoding chaperonin GroEL (60 kDa chaperone family; promotes refolding of misfolded polypeptides especially under stressful conditions; forms two stacked rings of heptamers to form a barrel-shaped 14mer; ends can be capped by GroES; misfolded proteins enter the barrel where they are refolded when GroES binds) → MAKQLLFNEEARRRLLAGVEQISKAVKVTLGPKGRNVLLDKKFGAPTVTKDGVSVAKEVELADPYENMGAQLLKEVATKTNDVAGDGTTTATVLAYSLVKEGLKSVAAGMTPIELKRGIDKAVEIAVDEIRKNSKEIKDKEEISHVASVSANNDSEIGNTIADAMEKVGKDGVITVEESKTMDTTIEFVEGMQFDRGYISAYFVTDRDTMTSVYEDVYILIHDKKISSMKDLLPLLEKIAQSGKPLLIIAEDVDGEALSTLVVNSLRGTLRTCAVKAPGFGDRRKAMLEDIAILTGGEVISEELGLKLENTDISQLGKAKTVKIDKDNTTVINGAGKAKEIQDRIAQIKAQIEDTTSDYDREKLQERLAKLAGGVAVINVGAATEVELKEKKHRVEDALSATRAAIEEGIVPGGELALIQAAIALDKADTTGLTDDEKVGFKIVKRALEEPIRQIAENAGLDGAVIADKAKTEKKGIGFDAAKMEWVDMVKAGIIDPAKVTRSALQNAASIASLLLTTECAITDLPEKKEAPAMPPGGMGGMGGMDY
- a CDS encoding NAD(P)-dependent alcohol dehydrogenase codes for the protein MKVAIMTGIGKMDFVQRPIPVQKSHEVLVKVEYVGICGSDLHYYEAGGIGKNRVKPPFVLGHESGGVVVEVGADVKTLKPGDRVALEPGIGCGHCEFCTTGRYHLCPDVIFFATPPIDGVFQEYVAHPASLCFKIPENMDTMEAALIEPLAVGFHAANRGEAHIGQTAVVFGSGCIGLVSMMALRAEGVSRVYVVDIMEKRLEKALELGATGVINAKKEDVLEAARKLTGGAGFDLAVETAGTEITTRQAIEVAKKGSNVVLVGYSATGEVTLPISLALDKELTFKTIFRYHHVYPMAIDAVSSGKVNLKGVVTNVFEFDDIQNAMDSSVHDKANIVKGVIRVSK
- a CDS encoding NUDIX hydrolase, whose amino-acid sequence is MSNNHESAAHLIWHEESRREVYRSRVLSIRDTTCKSPEGESRVFTVIDAPDWAIVVPVIETERGKEFVMVRQWRHGSQELSLEFPGGVFEPGEDALEAAAREMREETAYTPGKIRKIGVFSPNPAIMANHVHFFLAEDLRALDTQDLDDDEYVDIELVPIREVFQGLGRPPYVHALMASAYSLYLQATE